A DNA window from Bacteroidota bacterium contains the following coding sequences:
- the cas6 gene encoding CRISPR-associated endoribonuclease Cas6, producing GIGLNYAYYLSAAIYKWIETSSREYSTFLHNKGYSPEGTAKRFKHFCFSRLLPRESRVDTKAARLILLSPEVEWYVSMPVEQSLQHLVTGMFEKRELFIESEANRFLVEQVETMPEPHWQRRMTFTMLSPTTVSTMVEHNGKLQPYYLRPDDERLPDALRTNILNKYKSLYGGGEGAGEGFLQRGTSSEEGNLRQGNLLRGDTAFRCTLDQSYIERQKAKGRRITQKITIKEGRTDASEIIGFTCPLKIEGNPELLALAYESGLGEKNSLGFGMLESV from the coding sequence CCGGCATTGGATTGAACTATGCATACTACCTCTCTGCCGCGATCTACAAATGGATCGAAACATCCTCACGGGAATACTCGACATTTCTGCACAACAAAGGATATTCTCCCGAAGGCACCGCCAAACGCTTCAAGCATTTCTGTTTTTCCAGACTTCTGCCGCGAGAATCTCGCGTCGATACCAAGGCGGCGCGTCTGATCCTCCTTTCTCCGGAAGTAGAGTGGTACGTCTCAATGCCTGTTGAGCAATCGCTGCAACATCTGGTGACAGGGATGTTCGAGAAGCGGGAGCTCTTCATCGAATCGGAAGCGAATCGCTTTCTGGTTGAGCAGGTGGAGACGATGCCCGAGCCGCACTGGCAACGCCGGATGACATTTACCATGCTTTCGCCGACGACCGTCTCCACTATGGTCGAACACAACGGCAAGCTGCAGCCCTACTATCTGCGGCCAGACGACGAGCGGCTTCCGGACGCGTTACGCACGAATATTCTGAACAAATACAAATCCCTTTACGGCGGTGGTGAAGGCGCGGGTGAAGGTTTCCTTCAGCGCGGGACGAGCAGCGAGGAAGGAAACCTTCGGCAAGGAAACCTTCTGCGGGGCGATACCGCGTTTCGATGCACGCTCGACCAATCATACATCGAGCGGCAGAAAGCAAAGGGACGACGCATCACGCAGAAGATCACCATCAAAGAAGGTCGGACAGATGCCAGCGAGATCATCGGCTTTACGTGTCCGCTGAAGATAGAGGGAAACCCGGAGTTGCTGGCACTCGCATACGAGTCGGGATTAGGGGAGAAGAATAGCCTTGGCTTCGGGATGCTGGAATCTGTGTAG
- a CDS encoding sigma-70 family RNA polymerase sigma factor, translating into MMKGFLRKHGVPQSAVEDIVSEAWTRGLETFNPSSGLELVQWVWYILEHNLLPQFGRDRKKYDVAELLDDPPDNTAEPVGDTDEQQALISFLRGHLPSDVLRLFNAIEEVTDQTDSQHIYEEVAARLNITMPQCRNMVKKLKRHCSKLRSKYRP; encoded by the coding sequence ATGATGAAAGGCTTCCTGAGGAAGCATGGTGTTCCCCAATCCGCGGTCGAGGACATCGTCAGCGAAGCGTGGACTCGCGGATTGGAGACGTTCAATCCATCGAGTGGACTCGAACTTGTGCAATGGGTCTGGTATATCCTCGAGCACAATCTGTTGCCACAGTTTGGGCGGGATAGAAAAAAGTACGATGTAGCGGAGCTTCTGGATGATCCACCCGACAACACGGCTGAACCGGTAGGTGATACAGATGAACAGCAAGCATTGATTTCGTTCTTGAGAGGACATCTGCCTTCCGATGTGTTAAGACTCTTCAATGCAATCGAGGAAGTGACTGATCAAACCGATTCTCAACACATCTATGAGGAGGTTGCCGCACGGTTGAATATCACCATGCCGCAATGCCGTAACATGGTCAAAAAACTGAAGCGTCACTGTTCAAAACTACGAAGCAAGTACCGCCCATGA
- a CDS encoding helix-turn-helix transcriptional regulator, with protein sequence MKTRSRHTIARQFFDATEQDDAAFLQSLSTLLRTGQRPPSNEPDQPDILRQLSDSVSEEAPEYAPAPLDSATCTVGEALKQFLDSEKLSTREASKKLGISPEQMEALIAEMMPLTSATVPSVAQFFGTAYNLKPLTLRQWLITGLRYHEMEQTEHGPTRIAARKKKP encoded by the coding sequence ATGAAAACCCGGTCACGACATACAATCGCCCGGCAGTTCTTTGATGCAACCGAACAGGATGATGCCGCTTTTCTTCAAAGCCTTTCAACATTGTTACGCACAGGGCAACGCCCGCCTTCGAACGAACCGGATCAACCCGATATCCTCCGGCAACTCTCAGATTCTGTTTCGGAAGAGGCACCCGAGTACGCTCCCGCTCCCCTGGATAGCGCCACATGCACCGTTGGCGAGGCTCTGAAGCAATTCCTCGATTCCGAAAAGTTGAGTACTCGCGAGGCCTCAAAGAAACTCGGGATTTCTCCTGAACAGATGGAGGCGTTGATTGCCGAGATGATGCCCCTGACCAGTGCGACCGTCCCTTCCGTCGCGCAGTTCTTCGGTACAGCATACAATCTGAAGCCGCTTACCCTGCGCCAATGGCTGATTACCGGCCTGCGCTACCATGAAATGGAACAAACCGAACACGGGCCGACACGCATCGCCGCAAGAAAGAAGAAGCCATGA
- a CDS encoding ImmA/IrrE family metallo-endopeptidase, translating into MKPEQRHRIAQKTVDTFRNKVQRTHADLFRYPLALDALTVMISETYPIAVHEMADLDIHKISRAVKGLGGELATSTLDSYMALAGFLYAHRGGGVIFIERGDGEERRKFSLAHELGHFINDYYEPVYLKYEASNTLPLFTENRTAETQQVIAARCSPGDIYGGGELTARQNVEPPVKALVEQLHREQKARFAEIRANLFAAELLMPMEQCARIESRCLADGRDIIGELRAEFGVSRQAATYRVDELQLGHLEEGFLLPSSTTEEGNLHQSTRRPSTTHHPR; encoded by the coding sequence ATGAAACCCGAACAACGCCACCGCATTGCACAGAAAACAGTGGATACCTTCCGTAACAAGGTGCAGCGGACACATGCGGACCTCTTTCGCTACCCACTTGCCCTTGATGCTCTCACGGTGATGATCAGCGAAACGTATCCCATAGCCGTGCATGAGATGGCAGACCTGGATATTCACAAGATTAGCCGCGCTGTCAAGGGTTTGGGCGGAGAACTCGCAACGTCAACGCTGGATAGCTACATGGCGCTTGCGGGTTTTTTGTACGCACACCGGGGCGGTGGAGTGATCTTTATCGAGCGGGGTGACGGCGAAGAACGCCGCAAGTTTTCTCTTGCGCACGAATTGGGCCACTTCATCAACGACTATTACGAGCCGGTGTACCTGAAGTATGAAGCAAGCAACACGCTGCCGCTGTTCACCGAAAACCGGACAGCGGAGACGCAACAGGTGATTGCCGCCCGCTGCAGTCCGGGCGATATTTACGGCGGCGGCGAACTGACGGCAAGGCAAAACGTGGAGCCGCCGGTGAAGGCACTCGTGGAGCAGTTGCACCGGGAGCAGAAGGCGAGATTTGCAGAAATCCGCGCCAACCTTTTTGCGGCCGAGCTTCTTATGCCGATGGAGCAGTGTGCAAGGATTGAAAGCAGATGTCTTGCAGATGGCCGGGATATCATCGGCGAGTTGAGGGCAGAGTTTGGCGTCAGTCGCCAGGCAGCAACCTACCGGGTTGACGAATTACAGTTGGGGCACCTGGAGGAAGGTTTCCTTCTTCCAAGCTCAACCACAGAAGAAGGAAACCTTCATCAAAGTACAAGGCGACCTTCAACCACGCATCATCCAAGGTGA
- the cas6 gene encoding CRISPR-associated endoribonuclease Cas6, translating into MRLYFELSPNTEPVPWDYQHFLIGTLHKWLGRNELHDGVSLYSMSWLSFGEQSDGSLNFSRGTKWFISFFDPDVCKRTLSAVLEDPDVCCGMRVTDVHIRENPTFDGAQRFLVATPVLVRTFDGKAIKHLTYDDADVNRLLTQTLQTKLKQANRSDPTAQVEFDRTYQKAKTKLVMIKGIRNRASLCPVIVKGSPETLSFVWDVGVGHSTGSGFGALC; encoded by the coding sequence ATGAGACTCTATTTTGAACTATCACCAAATACCGAGCCCGTGCCATGGGACTATCAGCACTTCCTCATTGGCACGCTGCATAAGTGGTTGGGAAGGAATGAGCTGCACGACGGGGTGAGTTTGTATTCGATGAGTTGGCTATCGTTCGGCGAGCAGAGTGACGGTTCGCTAAACTTTTCCCGAGGGACGAAGTGGTTTATCAGCTTTTTTGATCCTGATGTCTGCAAACGCACTTTGAGTGCAGTACTTGAAGACCCCGACGTCTGCTGCGGAATGAGGGTGACGGATGTTCACATTCGAGAGAATCCAACTTTCGATGGTGCTCAGCGTTTTCTCGTTGCCACTCCGGTACTGGTCCGAACATTTGATGGAAAGGCGATTAAGCACCTTACCTACGACGATGCCGACGTTAATCGGCTGCTTACACAAACGCTCCAGACCAAACTGAAGCAGGCGAATAGAAGCGATCCGACGGCACAAGTTGAGTTTGACAGAACATATCAGAAGGCAAAGACAAAACTTGTTATGATAAAAGGAATCCGCAACAGAGCAAGTCTTTGTCCGGTCATTGTGAAAGGTTCGCCGGAGACATTGTCTTTTGTTTGGGACGTTGGAGTTGGTCATTCAACAGGAAGCGGGTTCGGAGCACTCTGTTAA